In Rhodanobacteraceae bacterium, the following proteins share a genomic window:
- a CDS encoding sterol desaturase family protein has product MMEDPGLFGTLVALALLGVVFGLVERWRPAVIGQRMLRPGYGTDLVYWLTTPWLTRSVTRIGVVLALAPLFALLGRPLTRESVLAGYGAVAQWPMPAQALAIVVIGDFVGYWTHRAFHRGWAWRVHAVHHSSEALDWLAAVRVHPLNDLGNRVAQALVLIGLGFSPLAVAAIQPFLTLYAIFLHANVRADFGPLRHVIATPAFHRWHHTSEADGCDKNFAGLLPLWDLLFGTFHMPPGRQAERFGVDGIKVPGSYLAQLMFPFRRTATEPPAGEDRS; this is encoded by the coding sequence GTGATGGAAGACCCCGGGTTGTTCGGCACACTGGTCGCGCTTGCATTGCTGGGGGTGGTGTTCGGCCTCGTCGAACGCTGGCGTCCGGCTGTGATCGGGCAGCGGATGCTGCGCCCGGGCTACGGCACGGATCTGGTCTACTGGCTGACCACGCCCTGGTTGACGCGAAGCGTGACGCGCATCGGCGTGGTCCTTGCGCTGGCGCCGCTGTTCGCGCTGCTCGGGCGGCCGTTGACGCGCGAGTCGGTGCTGGCCGGGTACGGAGCCGTGGCGCAGTGGCCGATGCCGGCGCAGGCTTTGGCGATCGTGGTCATCGGCGACTTCGTTGGCTACTGGACGCATCGCGCCTTCCACCGCGGATGGGCGTGGCGGGTGCACGCGGTCCACCATTCGAGTGAAGCGCTCGACTGGCTCGCGGCGGTGCGGGTGCATCCGCTCAATGACCTCGGCAACCGGGTGGCCCAGGCGCTGGTGCTGATCGGACTCGGATTCTCGCCATTGGCGGTCGCTGCCATCCAACCCTTCCTGACGCTCTACGCGATCTTCCTGCACGCCAATGTCCGCGCCGATTTCGGCCCCCTGCGCCATGTGATCGCCACCCCCGCCTTTCACCGCTGGCACCACACCAGCGAGGCCGATGGGTGCGACAAGAACTTCGCTGGACTGCTGCCGCTGTGGGACCTGCTGTTCGGGACCTTTCACATGCCACCGGGGCGCCAGGCCGAGCGCTTCGGCGTCGACGGAATCAAGGTGCCTGGCAGCTACCTGGCGCAACTGATGTTCCCGTTCCGACGCACGGCAACAGAGCCCCCTGCCGGCGAGGACCGGTCGTAG
- a CDS encoding acyltransferase yields the protein MSAATEARLLEGPRNGAIDVLRGLSILLVVTHHLGLGFRLPLAPTPVGEWLGRRLVGLLSFSGYAAVYCFFVISGFLIARRVLQQHGQFGAIDIRRFYWMRASRILPLLLALLCVSSVLHWLQLPGFTIRQPEHSLGGAWFAALGLHLNWYEGRTTWLPGNWDVLWSLSIEELFYLCFPLACWWLPRWLLLPALALLAASLPWTRALLDGQEIWQEKAYLPAMSAIATGVLAAWWTHFATPSRTFARCLLALGALGFLAALLAPGELWRSTGHTSLLIIAATVALFLAGAGWLQAGAPKGLGWLARMGRLSYELYLTHMFVVLALVPAWRAWVEDPRWNFVPWLPAVLLCVGIAAQVERRFSKPCERWLRGRYAGSAA from the coding sequence ATGAGCGCTGCCACGGAAGCAAGGCTGCTGGAGGGCCCACGCAATGGCGCCATCGACGTGCTCCGAGGACTGTCGATCCTGCTGGTGGTGACCCACCACCTGGGCCTGGGCTTCCGCCTGCCGCTGGCGCCGACGCCAGTCGGCGAATGGCTCGGCCGGCGGCTGGTCGGCTTGCTGAGCTTCAGCGGCTACGCGGCGGTCTATTGCTTCTTCGTCATCAGCGGCTTCCTGATCGCACGGCGCGTGCTGCAACAGCATGGGCAGTTCGGCGCCATCGATATCCGCCGCTTCTACTGGATGCGCGCCAGCCGGATCCTGCCGCTGCTGCTGGCGCTGCTGTGCGTGTCGAGCGTGCTGCACTGGCTGCAGTTGCCGGGCTTCACCATCCGCCAGCCGGAGCATTCGCTCGGCGGTGCGTGGTTCGCCGCGCTCGGCCTGCACCTCAACTGGTACGAGGGGCGCACCACCTGGCTGCCCGGCAACTGGGACGTGCTGTGGTCGCTGTCGATCGAGGAGCTGTTTTACCTCTGCTTCCCGCTGGCCTGCTGGTGGCTGCCGCGCTGGCTGCTGCTGCCGGCGCTGGCGCTGCTCGCGGCCTCGCTGCCGTGGACCCGCGCGCTGCTGGACGGCCAGGAGATCTGGCAGGAGAAGGCCTACCTGCCGGCGATGTCGGCGATCGCCACCGGCGTGCTCGCCGCATGGTGGACGCATTTCGCAACGCCCTCGCGAACCTTCGCGCGCTGCCTGCTGGCGCTCGGTGCGCTCGGCTTCCTTGCCGCCCTGCTGGCGCCGGGCGAGCTGTGGCGGAGCACCGGCCACACCAGCCTGCTGATCATTGCCGCCACCGTCGCGCTGTTCCTCGCCGGCGCGGGATGGCTGCAGGCCGGCGCGCCCAAGGGCCTGGGCTGGCTGGCGCGCATGGGCCGGCTCAGTTATGAGCTGTACCTCACCCACATGTTCGTGGTGCTCGCGCTGGTGCCCGCATGGCGCGCATGGGTGGAAGATCCGCGCTGGAACTTCGTGCCGTGGCTGCCCGCGGTGCTGCTGTGCGTGGGCATCGCGGCGCAGGTGGAACGCCGTTTCAGCAAGCCCTGCGAGCGCTGGCTGCGGGGACGCTACGCCGGCAGCGCGGCCTGA
- a CDS encoding class D beta-lactamase, whose amino-acid sequence MRRLCTAVLALANLLLPTLSPAAMLASQFGRRYGALEIFDPQSKLSFRVNMPRLSEALPPCSTYLIPHFAIALGTGVLKDSDSRIAFDPAKHPDSANWPASWKRDQTFDTALKDSVQWYAQELSTRIGSARLQQNLKRIKYGNADLSGGLDKFWMSSSLRVTSFQQLDFLRNFREGKLGFNRRITKALQEAMVIERTPDYSLYGKYGSCPMPDGSYIGWLVGYAERGGKVWYYALNLDGKSLAEFAGARLQIVKGSLQELGFIPGTPEPPVPVPRPEVTPVAPAAPAAQTAPRPE is encoded by the coding sequence ATGCGCCGCCTGTGTACCGCTGTCCTTGCCCTTGCCAACCTGCTGCTGCCCACCCTGTCGCCCGCCGCAATGCTGGCCAGCCAATTCGGCCGCCGCTACGGCGCGCTGGAGATCTTCGATCCGCAGAGCAAGCTCAGCTTCCGCGTGAACATGCCGCGCCTGTCCGAGGCGCTGCCGCCATGCTCGACCTACCTGATCCCGCACTTCGCGATCGCACTCGGCACCGGCGTGCTCAAGGACAGCGACAGCCGCATCGCCTTCGATCCAGCCAAGCACCCGGACAGCGCCAATTGGCCGGCATCGTGGAAGCGCGACCAGACCTTTGACACCGCGCTCAAGGACTCGGTGCAGTGGTATGCGCAGGAACTCTCCACCCGCATAGGCAGCGCGCGCCTGCAGCAGAACCTGAAGCGCATCAAGTACGGCAACGCCGATCTCAGCGGTGGCCTGGACAAGTTCTGGATGTCGAGCAGCCTGCGCGTGACCTCATTCCAGCAACTGGATTTCCTGCGCAACTTCCGCGAGGGCAAGCTCGGCTTCAACCGGCGCATCACCAAGGCGCTGCAGGAAGCAATGGTGATCGAGCGCACGCCCGACTACAGCCTTTACGGCAAGTACGGCTCCTGCCCCATGCCGGATGGCAGCTACATTGGCTGGCTGGTGGGCTATGCCGAGCGCGGCGGCAAGGTCTGGTACTACGCCTTGAACCTGGACGGCAAGTCCCTGGCCGAATTCGCCGGCGCACGCCTGCAGATCGTCAAGGGATCGCTGCAGGAACTGGGCTTCATCCCCGGCACCCCCGAACCGCCGGTGCCGGTGCCGCGACCGGAAGTGACGCCGGTTGCGCCTGCAGCACCTGCCGCCCAGACCGCACCACGGCCGGAGTAA
- a CDS encoding PD40 domain-containing protein, which produces MIRTTLSLALAAALAVPAHADTRLLRFPDVSDTHVAFVHAGDIYSVPRSGGVATRLTSHDGLELFPKFSPDGTQIAFSAQYSGTRQVWVMPADGSAPPRQLTWYSDIGPQPPRGGFDYRVLDWTPDGKHIVVRMNRFPLDDRAGIPYLVPVAGGMETPLPVPETGGGMLSPDGKSYVYTPIDREFRTWKRTRGGRAQEVWVYDLENNDSRQITRHRGTDNQPTWVGDRIYFTSDREYTLNLWTVSPQGGEPTKVTDFRDYDVLWPSAGKDAIVFEQAGALWLYTPADNQAKQLSITVVGDRPDLLPAIKNVAGQIESVDIAPNGERALVAARGELFTVPAKDGEIRNISRTQAAREISASFSPDGKQVVYLSDASGEYEIYLKNSDGSGEPRRITSDGDIWRFQPLWSPDGKRLAYGDKKNRLRVVEVASGKTTDVDTATVGNEITTYVWSPDGQHLVWVKTDVAGLQRLWHWQVGNGAQQLTFGDFDAQNPAFDPQGRYLYFLSNRDHNLTFSSYEFNYLYTNATRIYAATLAADGPALGRPKSDEIGAAPAANGGDKKDADKAPLRFDVEGFVDRVVALDVAPGTYGGLTANKGGVLYVAIGNPQAGVGDLKYFDLDARKESTVAKGVAGYSLSATGEKILARTGPDKFAIVEAKPDQDASKSLDMSKLELRIDPRVEWAQILRDGWRTWRDWFYDPGMHGQDWEAIYQKYAALLPSVAHRNDLDHLINEMAGELNAGHIYVERGDEPQVPRKAGGFLGAEIVAADGMFRIQKIFHGHNWSEPFRSPLTEAGVSVKPGEYIVSVDGVPTREVQNFYQLLENKAGRVVKLGINSKPSADGARFVDVKTQGSEEGLRYLDWVQQRRAMVDKLSGGRIGYIHLPNTHVEGNRELFKQFPAQIAKEALIVDDRYNGGGFIPDRMIEILARKPLNYWKRRGLEPQAQPFLSHRGPKAMLINGQSSSGGDALPFYFRELKLGTLIGTRTWGGLIGVSGNPGLVDGGTVTAATFRFMDKDGNWAVENEGVSPDIEVIDTPHLVAQGRDPSLEKAVEVLLGELEKNPVKPIIAPEAPSDFGKPGQPLD; this is translated from the coding sequence ATGATTCGCACCACCCTCAGCCTCGCCCTTGCCGCCGCGCTCGCCGTGCCCGCGCACGCCGACACGCGCCTGCTGCGCTTCCCGGATGTCTCCGACACGCACGTGGCCTTCGTCCATGCGGGCGACATCTACAGCGTGCCGCGCAGCGGCGGGGTGGCGACGCGCCTGACCTCGCACGATGGCCTGGAGCTGTTCCCGAAGTTCTCGCCGGACGGCACGCAGATCGCGTTCTCGGCGCAGTACTCGGGCACGCGCCAGGTGTGGGTGATGCCGGCGGATGGCTCGGCGCCGCCGCGCCAGCTGACCTGGTACTCGGACATCGGGCCGCAGCCGCCGCGCGGCGGCTTCGACTACCGCGTGCTCGACTGGACCCCGGACGGCAAGCACATCGTGGTGCGCATGAACCGCTTCCCGCTGGACGACCGCGCGGGCATCCCTTACCTGGTGCCGGTGGCCGGCGGCATGGAAACCCCTTTGCCGGTGCCGGAAACCGGCGGCGGCATGCTCTCGCCGGATGGCAAGTCGTACGTCTACACCCCGATCGACCGCGAGTTCCGTACCTGGAAGCGCACCCGCGGCGGGCGCGCGCAGGAAGTCTGGGTGTATGACCTGGAGAACAACGACTCGCGCCAGATCACGCGACACCGCGGCACCGACAACCAGCCGACCTGGGTTGGCGACCGGATCTACTTCACCTCGGACCGCGAGTACACCCTGAACCTGTGGACGGTCTCCCCGCAGGGCGGCGAGCCGACCAAGGTCACCGATTTCCGCGACTACGACGTGCTCTGGCCGAGCGCCGGCAAGGACGCGATCGTGTTCGAGCAGGCCGGTGCGCTGTGGCTTTACACCCCGGCCGACAATCAGGCGAAGCAGTTGTCGATCACGGTCGTCGGCGACCGCCCGGACCTGCTGCCGGCGATCAAGAATGTCGCCGGCCAGATCGAGAGCGTGGACATCGCGCCGAACGGCGAGCGTGCGCTGGTCGCCGCGCGCGGCGAGCTGTTCACCGTGCCGGCCAAGGACGGCGAGATCCGCAACATCAGCCGCACCCAGGCCGCGCGCGAGATCAGCGCCAGCTTCTCGCCGGACGGCAAGCAGGTGGTCTACCTCTCGGACGCCTCCGGCGAGTACGAGATCTACCTGAAGAACTCCGACGGCAGCGGCGAGCCGCGCCGGATCACCAGCGATGGCGACATCTGGCGCTTCCAGCCGCTTTGGTCGCCGGACGGCAAGCGCCTGGCCTATGGCGACAAGAAGAACCGCCTGCGGGTGGTCGAGGTCGCCAGCGGCAAGACCACCGATGTGGACACCGCGACGGTCGGCAACGAGATCACCACCTATGTCTGGTCGCCCGATGGCCAGCACCTGGTGTGGGTCAAGACCGATGTCGCCGGACTGCAGCGGCTGTGGCACTGGCAGGTCGGAAACGGCGCGCAGCAGCTCACCTTCGGCGACTTCGACGCGCAGAACCCGGCCTTCGATCCGCAGGGCCGCTACCTCTACTTCCTGTCCAACCGCGACCACAACCTGACGTTCTCGTCCTACGAGTTCAACTACCTCTACACCAACGCCACGCGTATCTACGCCGCCACGCTGGCCGCCGACGGCCCGGCGCTCGGCCGGCCGAAGAGCGATGAGATCGGCGCGGCGCCGGCCGCCAATGGTGGCGACAAGAAGGACGCAGACAAGGCGCCGCTGCGCTTCGACGTGGAAGGCTTCGTGGACCGCGTGGTCGCGCTCGACGTGGCGCCCGGCACCTACGGCGGACTGACGGCGAACAAGGGCGGCGTGCTCTACGTGGCCATCGGCAACCCGCAGGCAGGCGTCGGCGACCTCAAGTATTTCGACCTCGATGCGCGCAAGGAATCGACCGTCGCCAAGGGCGTCGCCGGCTATTCGCTCTCCGCCACCGGCGAAAAGATCCTCGCGCGTACCGGCCCGGACAAGTTCGCGATTGTCGAAGCCAAGCCGGATCAGGACGCGAGCAAGTCGCTGGATATGTCGAAGCTGGAACTGCGCATCGACCCGCGCGTGGAATGGGCGCAGATCCTGCGCGACGGCTGGCGCACCTGGCGCGACTGGTTCTACGACCCGGGCATGCATGGCCAGGACTGGGAGGCGATCTACCAGAAATACGCCGCGCTGCTGCCCTCGGTGGCGCACCGCAATGACCTCGACCACCTGATCAACGAGATGGCCGGCGAGCTCAACGCCGGGCACATCTACGTGGAACGCGGCGACGAGCCGCAGGTGCCGCGCAAGGCAGGCGGCTTCCTCGGCGCCGAGATCGTCGCCGCCGACGGCATGTTCCGCATCCAGAAGATTTTCCACGGCCACAACTGGTCCGAGCCCTTCCGCTCGCCGCTGACCGAGGCCGGTGTCAGCGTCAAGCCTGGCGAGTACATCGTCTCGGTCGACGGCGTGCCCACTCGCGAAGTGCAGAACTTCTACCAGTTGCTGGAGAACAAGGCCGGCCGTGTGGTGAAGCTCGGCATCAACAGCAAGCCGTCCGCAGACGGCGCTCGCTTCGTCGACGTGAAGACGCAAGGCAGCGAAGAAGGCCTGCGCTATCTCGACTGGGTACAGCAGCGGCGCGCGATGGTCGACAAGCTGTCGGGAGGACGCATCGGCTACATCCACCTGCCGAACACCCACGTCGAGGGCAACCGCGAGCTGTTCAAGCAGTTCCCGGCGCAGATCGCCAAGGAGGCGTTGATCGTCGACGACCGCTACAACGGCGGTGGCTTCATCCCCGACCGCATGATCGAGATCCTCGCGCGCAAGCCGCTGAATTACTGGAAGCGCCGCGGTCTGGAACCGCAGGCGCAGCCCTTCCTCTCGCACCGCGGGCCCAAGGCGATGCTGATCAACGGCCAGTCGTCCTCTGGCGGCGACGCGCTACCCTTCTACTTCCGTGAACTCAAGCTCGGCACCCTGATCGGCACCCGCACCTGGGGCGGCCTGATCGGCGTGTCCGGCAACCCGGGACTGGTCGACGGCGGCACCGTCACCGCCGCCACCTTCCGTTTCATGGACAAGGACGGCAACTGGGCGGTCGAGAACGAGGGCGTCAGCCCGGACATCGAGGTCATCGACACCCCGCACCTGGTCGCCCAGGGCCGCGATCCGAGCCTGGAGAAGGCAGTCGAAGTGCTGCTCGGCGAACTGGAAAAGAACCCGGTCAAGCCGATCATCGCGCCCGAAGCGCCGAGCGACTTCGGCAAGCCGGGGCAGCCCTTGGATTGA
- a CDS encoding TFIIB-type zinc ribbon-containing protein, producing MSKLPPPPPTGPGSPQDVPPPPGSLPLDPTNLPKPIQDELLAPDPVAIDTASEELKDGINRCPKCGASDIRHKPGSDLLICLYCRHEWQGTSAEEAFGLGEGIDELTGTVVASGARDIDADSSHLMSFKCGGCGAEVVINTDTAMTARCHWCRHVFGVNEQVANGAVPDAVLPFHIKKDDAVARIRQFVDKRRLFALKAFKEEFTPENVVGVYLPYMIVDGRVSARVSGQGEIETRRYKRGSGKNEKTYYDADVYEVERALDFTVDDLTLESSSERGNLDTRANTNNIINTILPFDTKNAVKWNASYLSGYSSEKRDRDVAHLQPRLEDQLLSIARAQVRDSVRRYDRGVRWEEEGLAVHGTRWVSMYLPVWLYSYHQPGKNGGMLHYIAVNGRTGETMGSVPVQQWKLITAALTVGTVVESLALWIVASQS from the coding sequence ATGTCGAAGCTCCCACCGCCGCCGCCCACCGGGCCGGGTTCGCCGCAGGACGTGCCGCCACCGCCCGGCAGCCTGCCGCTGGATCCGACCAATCTGCCCAAGCCGATCCAGGACGAACTGCTGGCGCCCGATCCGGTCGCCATCGACACCGCCTCCGAGGAGCTCAAGGACGGGATCAACCGCTGCCCCAAGTGCGGCGCCAGCGACATCCGCCACAAGCCCGGCAGCGATCTGCTGATCTGCCTGTACTGCCGCCACGAGTGGCAGGGCACGAGTGCGGAAGAGGCTTTCGGCCTGGGCGAGGGCATCGATGAGCTGACCGGCACCGTGGTGGCCTCGGGCGCGCGCGACATCGACGCCGACAGCAGCCATTTGATGAGCTTCAAGTGCGGCGGCTGCGGCGCCGAAGTGGTGATCAACACCGACACCGCCATGACCGCGCGCTGCCACTGGTGCCGGCATGTCTTCGGCGTCAACGAGCAGGTGGCCAACGGCGCGGTGCCCGATGCGGTCTTGCCCTTCCACATCAAGAAGGACGATGCGGTCGCGCGCATCCGCCAGTTCGTCGACAAGCGCCGCCTGTTCGCGCTGAAGGCCTTCAAGGAAGAGTTCACGCCGGAGAATGTCGTCGGCGTGTACCTGCCGTACATGATCGTCGATGGCCGCGTCAGCGCCCGGGTCTCCGGCCAGGGCGAGATCGAGACGCGCCGCTACAAGCGAGGCAGCGGCAAGAACGAGAAGACCTATTACGACGCCGACGTCTACGAGGTCGAACGCGCGCTGGATTTCACGGTCGACGACCTGACCCTGGAATCCTCGTCCGAGCGCGGCAACCTGGACACCCGGGCGAACACCAACAACATCATCAACACCATCCTGCCCTTCGACACCAAGAACGCGGTGAAGTGGAACGCGTCCTACCTGTCCGGCTACAGCTCGGAGAAGCGCGACCGCGATGTGGCGCATCTGCAACCCCGGCTGGAGGACCAGTTGTTGTCGATCGCCCGCGCCCAGGTCAGGGATTCCGTGCGGCGCTACGACCGCGGTGTGCGCTGGGAGGAGGAGGGCCTGGCGGTGCACGGCACGCGCTGGGTCTCGATGTACCTGCCGGTCTGGCTCTATTCCTATCACCAGCCGGGCAAGAACGGCGGCATGCTGCACTACATCGCGGTCAACGGCCGCACCGGCGAGACCATGGGCAGCGTGCCGGTGCAGCAGTGGAAGCTGATCACCGCGGCGCTGACCGTGGGCACCGTGGTCGAGTCCCTGGCCCTCTGGATCGTGGCGAGCCAATCATGA
- a CDS encoding carboxypeptidase regulatory-like domain-containing protein — protein sequence MRHIVFLLALAVWCASARAATVEGMVTNASTQTPVAGATVVLRKSVGFLWIDLGSATTGADGAYAIGSDHVGGAQLSASAAGLLPAQANVTLPQGSGAVAVNLALQPPGTISGSVLVASSGAPVAAQHVSLYAASTGSRYGFTDAQGRYTFDNLPGDSYRICVLDGTDGFVDLCWDDVVANHFDFPDNFTPVILQPGQVRDHIDLRLQPGARISGRILDRQSNQPVVSSEATLLLRRAATDVREIPVALDAQGGYRIEGLAPGNYQLIARSMTPYYQAQLFSGIDCFGASCEFPLGDWVGIDASLSPRDDVHFSLQPGGSVTGSVRDGATGNPLAGLEVELYRVSTFIIPTVHLAASTRTDARGRYAFGQMQLVPHLIVVRGGDYISQRWPGVPCFSVCTDSIAQAVEVSLGDTLDLGAMNLDRGAWIEGRAHLPGQTDVPFRVNLYGQDGQSLGGVDIDSQGNYRFPAWLPGTYSVSLVAGELCVFYRDVPCTPPVVPTPLVLGAAGDVVRADFDVYVEQIMAAGFESD from the coding sequence ATGCGACACATTGTTTTCCTGCTCGCCCTTGCGGTGTGGTGTGCGTCTGCGCGGGCGGCCACGGTCGAGGGCATGGTGACCAATGCCTCGACCCAGACGCCGGTCGCCGGGGCAACTGTGGTCTTGCGCAAGTCGGTCGGATTCCTCTGGATCGACCTCGGTTCCGCGACCACCGGTGCCGATGGTGCATACGCAATCGGCAGCGATCATGTCGGCGGCGCCCAGCTATCCGCGTCGGCCGCCGGTTTGCTCCCCGCCCAGGCCAACGTCACGTTGCCGCAAGGCAGCGGAGCAGTGGCGGTCAACCTGGCACTGCAGCCACCCGGAACGATTTCCGGCAGTGTCCTGGTTGCGAGCTCGGGCGCCCCAGTTGCCGCGCAGCATGTCAGTCTTTACGCTGCCTCCACCGGCAGCCGGTATGGATTCACGGACGCGCAAGGCCGCTACACCTTCGACAACTTGCCGGGTGACAGCTACCGCATTTGCGTGCTGGATGGTACCGACGGCTTTGTCGATCTGTGCTGGGACGATGTCGTCGCCAACCATTTCGACTTTCCCGACAACTTCACGCCGGTGATCCTGCAGCCGGGACAAGTGCGTGACCACATCGACCTGCGCCTGCAGCCTGGCGCGCGCATCAGCGGGAGAATCCTGGACCGGCAGTCGAACCAGCCGGTGGTTTCCTCAGAGGCGACCCTGCTGCTGCGGCGCGCGGCAACCGACGTCCGCGAGATCCCGGTTGCGCTGGATGCGCAGGGCGGTTACCGGATCGAGGGCCTGGCGCCGGGCAACTATCAACTGATCGCGCGCTCGATGACGCCCTACTACCAGGCGCAGTTGTTCTCGGGCATCGATTGCTTCGGAGCCAGTTGCGAATTTCCGCTCGGCGACTGGGTGGGCATCGACGCATCCCTCAGCCCGCGGGACGATGTGCACTTTTCGCTGCAGCCGGGCGGGAGCGTCACAGGCAGCGTGCGCGATGGTGCAACCGGAAATCCGCTGGCAGGGCTCGAAGTCGAGCTCTATCGCGTCAGCACCTTCATCATTCCCACGGTCCATCTCGCGGCCAGCACGCGCACCGATGCCCGGGGCCGATATGCGTTCGGCCAGATGCAACTCGTTCCGCACCTGATCGTCGTGCGTGGTGGTGATTACATCTCGCAGCGTTGGCCGGGCGTGCCCTGCTTCAGCGTCTGCACCGACAGCATTGCGCAGGCCGTCGAAGTCTCGCTGGGCGATACGCTGGATCTGGGGGCGATGAATCTCGATCGCGGCGCATGGATCGAAGGCCGTGCGCACCTGCCCGGCCAGACCGATGTCCCTTTCCGCGTCAACTTGTACGGGCAGGACGGCCAGTCGCTGGGCGGCGTCGATATCGATTCCCAGGGCAATTACCGGTTCCCAGCGTGGCTGCCGGGAACCTATTCCGTGAGCCTGGTGGCCGGGGAGCTCTGCGTGTTCTATCGCGATGTCCCGTGTACACCGCCTGTCGTGCCCACGCCGCTGGTCCTGGGCGCCGCAGGCGACGTCGTGCGTGCCGACTTCGATGTCTACGTCGAGCAGATCATGGCCGCAGGCTTCGAGTCGGACTGA
- a CDS encoding SPFH domain-containing protein — protein MGLIQAAVGAIGGTLADQWKDFYTVPDGLPATAALFAAVPRGTNAGRGSNTRGSTNIISNGSKIVVPEGYGLLLFQDGAMTGFVAEAGAYEWRSDDPNSKSIFAGDGIVDSLISTSWERFKFGGQPGSQQAAFFVSLKELPDNRFGTQSEIYWDDAFLNTQVGAVTRGSYTLRIVDPILFVKNYVPAAYLQPGKVFDFTDLDNAAAGQLFNEVVSSLAPAFSRYTNDPSKGNRITRLQQDSIGFARSLSEAVESGYQWKSERGLAIVKTAIVSIEYDANTRELLKTVQRADALSGARGNSNLQASVAAGIQAAGENGGAAGLVGVGMATGMFGAGNLQQPATPAADDPIAKLKKAKEMLDLGLITQADYDALKAKALGL, from the coding sequence ATGGGTCTGATCCAGGCAGCGGTGGGGGCGATCGGCGGCACTCTGGCCGACCAGTGGAAGGACTTCTACACCGTGCCGGATGGCCTGCCGGCGACCGCGGCGCTGTTCGCGGCGGTGCCGCGCGGCACCAATGCCGGGCGCGGGTCGAATACCCGCGGCTCGACCAACATCATCAGCAATGGCTCGAAGATCGTGGTGCCCGAAGGCTACGGGCTGCTGCTGTTCCAGGACGGCGCGATGACCGGATTCGTGGCCGAGGCCGGCGCCTACGAATGGCGCTCGGACGATCCGAATTCGAAGTCGATCTTCGCCGGCGACGGCATCGTCGACTCGCTGATCAGCACCAGCTGGGAGCGCTTCAAGTTCGGCGGCCAGCCGGGCTCGCAGCAGGCTGCCTTCTTCGTCTCGCTGAAGGAGCTGCCGGACAACCGCTTCGGCACCCAGTCGGAGATCTACTGGGACGACGCCTTCCTCAACACCCAGGTGGGTGCGGTCACCCGCGGCTCGTACACGCTCAGGATCGTGGACCCGATCCTGTTCGTGAAGAACTACGTGCCGGCGGCCTACCTGCAGCCCGGCAAGGTCTTCGACTTCACCGACCTCGACAACGCCGCCGCCGGCCAGCTGTTCAACGAAGTGGTGAGCTCGCTCGCACCGGCCTTCAGCCGCTACACCAACGATCCGTCCAAGGGCAACCGCATCACCCGGCTGCAGCAGGATTCGATCGGCTTCGCGCGCAGCCTGTCCGAAGCGGTGGAGAGCGGCTACCAGTGGAAGTCCGAGCGCGGCCTGGCGATCGTCAAGACCGCGATCGTGTCGATCGAATACGACGCCAACACCCGGGAGCTGTTGAAGACGGTGCAGCGTGCCGATGCGCTCTCCGGCGCGCGCGGCAATTCCAACCTGCAGGCCAGCGTGGCGGCGGGCATCCAGGCGGCGGGCGAGAACGGCGGTGCGGCGGGCCTGGTGGGCGTGGGCATGGCCACCGGCATGTTCGGTGCCGGCAATCTGCAGCAGCCAGCCACACCGGCCGCGGACGATCCGATCGCCAAGCTGAAGAAGGCCAAGGAGATGCTCGACCTCGGCCTGATCACCCAGGCCGACTACGACGCGCTGAAGGCCAAGGCGCTGGGCCTGTAG
- a CDS encoding DUF2277 domain-containing protein, protein MCRNIKTLFNFEPPASAEEVRAAALQFVRKLSGFNAPSKANQAAFDRAVAEVTAAARTLVHSLVSPVSPKLREIEAAKAMARRRLRFPKA, encoded by the coding sequence ATGTGCAGGAACATCAAGACCCTGTTCAACTTCGAGCCGCCGGCGAGCGCGGAAGAGGTGCGCGCTGCGGCGCTGCAGTTCGTGCGCAAGCTGAGTGGGTTCAATGCGCCGTCGAAGGCCAACCAGGCGGCCTTCGACCGGGCGGTGGCGGAAGTCACCGCGGCGGCGCGGACGCTGGTGCATTCGCTGGTCTCGCCGGTCAGTCCCAAGCTGCGCGAGATCGAGGCGGCCAAGGCCATGGCGCGCAGGCGCCTGCGCTTTCCCAAGGCTTGA